In Anopheles ziemanni chromosome X, idAnoZiCoDA_A2_x.2, whole genome shotgun sequence, the genomic window CAGCTTCGGGCCTTGCTGGTGGACCTGTATTAGAACCTAAATCTATCAGATAAGCTGATATTTGCTGTGAAGAAGCAGGCATAGCTCTTTTCTGATCCGGTTGATTTGTAAAATTTGTTCTTAAGGATGGATCCACCTCCATTGGTTCTGGGTATTGTAGATTTCGGGAAGGATTTTAATTTCCATGATTTGTGTTATTATAAGGCTGCGTATAATAATTTTGAGCCAAGTtatttggaggaaaaacatatctttgatttgaaaaatttcccgTCTGTGGATACATattagggtaagtgcacccatagtggagctagtaccaatagtggttgtagtggaataaaatcctagttgtacgccgatatatatacGTTACGGCCCCGGACGTTATATACGAGTAGTTGTAAGATAGTGTAAGATATAAGTGTGCGTAATGATAAGATTAGATTGTACTTAGTCGATAAGCATCCCAAAAAATATAGTTCAGTTGATTCTCGAAGCTCGAACGAGCAAGGACCATCTCATAACTGGCGCAGCCGATAACCGTTCCATCTGGAACCCTGCATAACGTTATCCTATCCCGGATTATTCCATCCCTGAGAGCATATCAGAGGACTTgcggaggaagcagcagatcCAGAAGAAACGCCCCGACCATCGGGTTACAAAACGACACCAAACAGCGAAAGCAACTTAATACTCAGAACGCTCCAGAGCACGCGCTGCAGCACCAAAAGAAGCAGAGCAAATATTCTAGCCGTGAGTAAAGTGCGTTTAGTGGAAATAATGGAACCAAACTATACTCAGGAAGAGTTGCTGGAACACATTCGGCAACTCACTAACACGCAAAACGAACTCGTCAGGGAAATGAATAGCCTGAAAGCGAGGTCAAGCGAGTCTATTATAAATTTTAGAACGCCGGACAGCATCCGCTATCTACCCACTTacgaaggtaaaaaacacGAAACCCGCGCGTGGATCGAGGACGTAGAGAGTGCGCTCCAACTCTTTGACGAGTATAAGAATAGTGCAATTTACGACCAAATAGTTAGGGCagtgaaaagcaaaataacCGGAGAAGCTAGAGAAGCAATCATTGCCGCCGAGAATGTTAGCACGTGGCCCGAGATAAAGGAAGTATTGCAAAACTTCTTTGACGATAAAAGGGATTTAGCTTCCCATTTGCAAACCCTTTTCTACGAAAAGCAGGGAAATAAGACCTTGCTAGAATATTATAATaacttaaaaagtgtttcatctAAAATAAGGGCAATCACCGCAGTGACCGAAGAATATAAAAATTCTATTGAAGGGGTCCATCATTTAATTGGAGTTATCACACTCACACGCTTCATCGATGGCCTTGAGGGATCGTTATCCTCGTACGTTAGGTGTagcaaaccgaaaaatatAGACGAAGCGTATTCAATATCCGCAGAATATACTAACGCTGCATACCGAAAAAAGTTAGAACGCATACCGATACAGgatcgaaaacaaaagccGGATACATACGAGCTACCGTCAACGTCGTACGGATCGCGTAAGATACGACAAAGTCCAAAGCCTTTACCTGGAAGGTACGAGCCCCTACAGATTACGGCTAGTGATGCCTCAATGAGAACCGTGAATTCTAAAATGCAGATAAATAATAACGATGTAGAACAATTTGCAAACACAAACGATACGGAACTGGATGAGCTAAATTTTCGCATGgatcagaaaaaaaaggaagaactttgataaacaataattttattcCCTATTTAGAAATATTCACAACTAAGGGAGTTCTTAAATTTTTGATTGATACAGGCGCCAACAAAAATTATATATCAACTGCTCACGTGAATCTACAGAACtgcaaaactgaaaaagatATATTCGTGACAAACGCCAAAGGCAAACACACCATTACAAAGTCAGCATCTTTCGACGTATTCAATATAAATAAGAAGATTAAATTCTATATTTtcgattttcataatttttttgaCGGCCTAATAGGGTATGAAACTTTACGAGACATACACGCTTCACTGGATATAAGCAAAAACACTCTCAAAATAGGAAGGAAAATATTGCATCTCGAGAAAAAGCACCTCTCACAAGAGACATGCACTCTTAACGCCCAAGAAAGTCAACTTATTCCAATACTGACAGAAACGGAAGGCGACTTCATTGTAAACGATGAAATAAATCTTAAGGAATTGCCAATCCTTCCCGGCATTTATAACAGTAAGGAAGGTAGAGCTATAGTAGCAGTTAGAAACAATTCTAACGATAACATAGAGATTATCTACAAaccgggaaaggaaaacgtagTAGCGGATGCTCTATCTCGAATTAAACCCAATGAAATCGATACGAGTAAATCCGCTACTAACGAATTTAACGTTAACGAGAGCGATATAATGACAGTTCACTCGGCAGATACGAGCGATGATCATTATATGCGCACAAGCGAAAGGCCAGTAAATTCGTTTAAAACCCAAATTATTCTCAAAATAGGTGCAACAAATTCGGAACAATATGAAGAAATTTTTCCCACATATCATAGATTCACGATTTGCAGATCGAATTATAGAGAATCCGATCTGGTAAATATTATTAAAGAAAAGGCCAATGCAAAAGGGATTAGCTGTATCCATTGTCCACTATCTTTGGTTCAATTGATACACGAAACATATCGCAaacatttttcccaaaaaaacgCTTTCAAAATGGTTTACTCTCCCCGTTTGCTCACCGACATAGCAATGGCTTGCAAGCAAGACAATATCATAAAAATGGTACACGAGAGAGCCCACAgaggaataaaagaaaacgtcGCTCAAATCCTcggaacatattttttccccaatatgaaaaaaaaagttagaatttttataaataactGCATAATATGCAAGCGATGTAAATATGACCGAAAACCGCCTTAACTAACAATTAATCACCTAAGGTAAAGTCGAACGAGGACGCTCGAAAGCAACAGGGGAAGCGTTACGGCCCCGGACGTTATATACGAGTAGTTGTAAGATAGTGTAAGATATAAGTGTGCGTAATGATAAGATTAGATTGTACTTAGTCGATAAGCATCCCAAAAAATATAGTTCAGTTGATTCTCGAAGCTCGAACGAGCAAGGACCATCTCATAACTTATACAATAgcgttatttgttcttctatgaaatgttctttgatcttctgcgaagtgttaaaaagatgaaccatctcattccgtaatatagaagctccaaaattcatattttctaaacaggttgtcccaacatgctacattccttaagaatctataacgtatatcatgatttccttaaggctataaatcactacaaaatcattaaaaccatatgatttcgctacttacataatccaatataattgatttatacgaacttagtgcattttagcataattttattatatttttatagtttttactatagtgccactataggcacaaaaacccaagtagttcctatagtagccataggttttttcacaagtatatttcagttttattccggttttggcTAATATAATCcggtaaatttagtgattttattctgtttctacaaaataaacaaagcggaactggagataaggctcagcagaagaagcagaggaaagaaaaagaaagcgggcgaaggatacgctataaagcatatactatagttttagctgtaatattcagagcattttttatgaatttaaattgaacatatttcgataaaacaatacagtcttttcaatgacaacgcattggtcaaggagtattttaccgttctgtttgaaatatgcttcaaaaataagttatagtcaaaatatatccaagtttttcgtactaccaccactataggaacacgataccacaactataggaaccataccaccataataggagcaaccgactagtaagaaaaatacgctttttttcgtgtattttgtatggtttacggtaaaaatagatgtttttctgaagaaaagtcatgtttcgatcataattgattcaaatatgtagaatattgtgttgttaacactcataaattacacctatttggtatttacagtactaagtgcaccactattggtacagttaccctatacccattgtttctgttttgggGAAAACGACCTTGTCTAGATTGTCCtttgtgaaaattatttcgtGGGTACTGCTGGGGTGGTACCATGTTGTTTTGGTTACTGTGGCTGTGCGAGGCCTGGTTAGGTATAATGCAGTGAGCTTCATACATGCAGCACCTTTGGAACGCATCTGCCAAGCTCTTTGGCTTATCGTTATTCAAAAGGAagttattaaaaaatgttgcatCTAAACCTTTACATACTGCCATTATTGCTTGATCTGCATATAGTGCTAAAAAGTGCGGTCCAGAAAGGGCATAGGCTGTATCCGTTTGTAATAATATCCGGATAGCTTCGTAAACCTCATGAATCCTTACGAAGAAGCTATGGATTGATTCATTCTTGTAACGATGTATGAGCTGTAGATCCCGGCATAAAATTTCTAAACTTCTCCTATCTTTATAGTGCAGAAGAAAATTAGATTTGATTGTCTCCCAGTCGCTTAGAACAGCGTTGGTACCCAAAAGTTTTGCCGCTTCTCCTACAATTTTCCTTGCTATTGATCTTaagaaattttttttcgattggaaaAGACTTCaatcgaatataatattttaacaacTTCTTCAACCTGGCATACCCATATGATAACATTACCAGTTCCATTGAAGCTTGGTATGCTCTGAACGAATTCAGGCACCCTTCCGGTCTCCAAAAACTCGCTTCAAGTCATGGGGTTATCGTTATTTTGATTCATTCTATGTgaattaacactttgacggTCGGACAATTTACGGTGCCGCAACGCTTTACGACCGGCACGTTTGCACTACTTCCTCCgtatctggccgccctgtttgatcattctttttcaatctttattagaatttaccTACGAACAGTTGtgaagtttgtttactttccatttgatatttgtttacgtccagtagtctgtggtgcgtgtcaagagacagcgttgacagcacaccaaaatgatgtgatcggatgcaaactgaaacggagctattacatctatagatgtaccCGGCCGTCAGAGTGTTAAAAAGCTCCTGTCTCCAATAGCGACTTGTTTTCATATGAGTGGGATAACATGTAATAATCAAGGTACGTTGCGTTTCTTTgtatgtttaaaataatttcggGTTGCTTAAATTAATCGACTCACAGTAACCAGAGGAGATAGACCACCATTTATAATCTGGCCTCGTGAACTCGGTGTGATATTGCCGACACGTTGGAGTGGTCCCGTTCGATGTTTCTACTAATTGTCCTCGGCGTTCTTCTCGATGTAATCGCTGAAGTGCAGGTGGCGGTGAAAAAGCGCAGGATAGATTTAACTTAactttcactgtttttttagtgTACTGCCACTTCACTGTCCGAATGTCCAAcctattcgggcgccagttaacgTTCCTGGATTTCGGGGGTGAAATCAATCACAACGAGGTTCTTAGAGTTCTGTGTCTTTTCGACGTTTATTATTCGACTGGTGTACTGAGAGTGATGTCGCTTACAATTTATGTCCTATTTATAAGTTACATTCTATCAGGAACGGAGTAAcgagggaaagggaaggattCATCTTCAGTTACACTGCTATGTGTCCTGGGTGCCGGATGCATCTCAGGTATTCTTGTAGGCAGGATATTCTAATACCCGAGTGTCTGGAGCCGTGTCGCCTAGCCGGTGGAGGATGGCGACGGTGACGGGTAGCCGTCCTGTAGCCTGTGGTGGAATAAGCAGTGCGTCTGGAGCCGTGTTGGGTAGTTGGtgaaatgataaataaataaaatgattcgCAATGAAGCAATCGATGAAGCTGGAACGCGCTTCAAAgttcaaacattaaaagtGTTCAGTGTTTCTCCTATTCGAGATGAAAAAACTACTACACAACGTTACGGAGCTGTCCGATAGGCTCAGCTGTTGGGACGACCCGTTGGTTCTGTTCCAGTTCAGCGACACGCTGGAAGTGTGCAAGAAACGTTCGCGGGCGATGGCAAGCTGCGGCCAATCTACGTCGACAAGCAAACGGAGcaacaatacaaaacaaaaccctatAGACACATGCTTCTGCTGCCGCTCAGCTCCATCCCTTAGGAGTTTAGTTAAGGGTTTGgctattttataaaaatcctTTATAAACCTCCGATAGTATCCCATCATTCCTAAGAATCCTCTGACCTGCTTAAGATTTTTGGGTTCagggaatttttttattgcttctatttttttctcgtttggtTTTATGCCTCTGTCTCTAATGATGTAACCAAGAAATTCGACTGATTTATGCAGGAATTCTGTTTTGTCCAACTGGACTTTGAGGTTGGCTTGGTGAACGGTTTTTAGGACGATTTCTAAGTTTTCCAGGTGTTCTTCGAGGGGTGTTACCTACGACTATTACGTCATCGATACAAACGAAACATCGTTTACCGATGTGGTCTCGCAATACCTTTGAAAAATTGCGGGCGCGTTTTTTCAACCCAAATGGCATACGAACGAATTCATATTTACCATAATTGACTGAGAATGCTGTCTTCTCGATGtcttcttctttcattttgatttggtGGAATCCTAACGCGAAATCGAGAGTAGCAAAATAACTATTGCCGCCTAGTTGGTCTATGGTGTTAGCTATTTCGGGCATGGGGTATTTatctgaaatttttttttttcattaatcttACGGTAGTCTATTACTAGTCGGAATTTTTTTTCACCTGAAGAGTCCATTTTTTTGGGGACAACCCACACAGGTGAATTCCATGCTAACCTAGATGGTCTTATTATGCCATCGTGAAGCAGCTTTTCTAATTGCTTCTCTACTTCTGCCTTGTATGCTAGTGGGTATGGATATGTTGTTGTGAGTATGTGGATAGTTGAACAAGTTAGCTTCCTGTCAGGATTATAGAAAACTggtttgtgtttatgtttatgtttatttgtttatcttaTTGCTTGCCTCTAGGGCTATGCAAATACTGCTTAAGATTAACACAGGTATAATAATACTTTACTACATTGACTTAGACAAATTGAAGACGGCCAGAATGGTACTTGGTTCGATATCTCGCGTCAGCCAGAGCGTGAATAAGGTAAGGAaataaatggaaggaaaacttctAGGAAGGAAGTGCATGTGCTGCAAGGAAAGAGCGGAAGGCAGAAATGGAGTGCTGGAAATCGAAGTGGTCAGAGCAAGCATTGAACTGTCGCAGACATTCAAGCAGGGGATCGTCACTACCATAACGAGTACGGCGGTTGGGAAGAGCCAATGGGGGACGAGTTCTTAAGGATCGGGAAGGGACATAGAGTGGAATTTGTTGGAGTAAGGAGGGCGCATCAGTTGTACCCAATAGAAGGCCAGCAATCAGTAAAGCCTGAGTATGTGCCCGCCTGGTCTCCAACGAAGGAAGGCCCGGAATTTGACACCTTACCTCGTAGGGCGGGAGAGGAATGTCATGGTTCGGTATAATGCGGCGAGCTGCAATACGGGTAAAAAGTTGTTGCACCCTTTCAATCCTAGCGATCCAGGTAACCTCCTTCGGACTCCATACTACGCTCGCATACTCTAGTATTGGGCGAACTAGGCcacaatacatttttttcaaacattgagGATCCGTCAGTTCTTGAGCGAGGCGGCGGACAAACCCCAATGTTCTTAATGCCGAGCTAATCACCTGCGCGTGATGTTTATGCAAGAAGAGTCTAGAGTCCAATATGACGCCCAGATCCCGAATTTCAGACACCTTTTGGATAGCGTGTCCGTTTAGAGTGTATTGTCCCATGTGCGGTAGTttagagcgagagaaagagataatAGAAAGAGTTTTAAGTCATTTGCAAAGAGAAGATGACCATTAGAGGGAAGAATTTGACAGACATCATTAATAAAGAGAGAGAAGATAAGAGGGCTTAGAACACTACCCTGAGGAACACCTGAAGGACATCCAAAAGCTGCTGAACAAGCATCGTCGATCTTGACAACACCAGTACGTTGGGACAAGTATGACGTAAACCAGGTGCATAGGCTGGGCGTAAATCCCAGTTTTGCCAGCTTGGCCAGTAGATCGGATGGCAGACACGATCAAACGCAGCCTTAAAGTCAGTGTATATGGCATCCACTTGACCACCACGATCAAGTTTCTCCAATGCAGCTGATACGAACCAAATTAGGTTCGTGACAGTAGAGCGGCCTGGCATGAAACCATGTTGCTCGTGGCTAATATAAGCTTTGCAATCATGCAGTAGTGATGGATTTAGACTATAATTAGACACTACTGTGTGCGacccttttttaaatcgtgGCATAATCCAGCTAACCTTCCAGATTGCAGGAAAGCTACCTTGTGAAATAGAGAGAGTAAAAATTTTGGAAAGTAAAGGAGCCAGAATATGGCGGCATTTCATTAACACAGCAGCTGGAATGCCGTCTGGGCCAGGAGAGTAAGATTGGCGCAGTTTGGACAATGATTTCAGGACTTCGTGTTCCGTGATTACCGGACAAGAAACAGAGATAGCATTCTCAGGTGTGAGAGCTAGACCAGTCGAAAAACCGCCAACAGGCGCAACAAAGGCGGATGCAAAATGGGCAGCAAAAAGGGAAGCCTTATCATACGCGGTGGAGGCTGAGTTCTCACCCAAAGTCAACAGACGGCAGAACATGTGACCTTCTACGGGAATTAACGAAGCGCCAAAAGGAGTGAGGGTTGGCATGGAAGCGGATTTGTAGCCTCGCTTTGTAGACCCGATACCTAGCCCTGTTGTATATACGACAAGCTGAAGCAGCATGTATTTGTATAAACGTTTGCTATATTCAGATGGTCGACGACGAAGGGAGCGAAGATAGCGGTTCTTATCCCTTTCAAGTACTTTAAGTCTTCTATCAGCCCACAGCGGTTTAAGAGGAGGGGAATAGGTGGTGGGGGTACAGGAATGGACGGCTGACACGATCTGGTCGACAAAACGCTCAGCGATATGGTCAACTGAGGAACTATCGGCCAAGAAGGTCCAGTCCAACCGAGCGAGCATATCACACAATCTGCCATAGTCAGTCCTACTAAAGTTACAATAATTGGTGGGAGGAGGGCCCTGTCTAGCTAAATTACGagtttgcggtacaagaaaactaaaattaagTGGCGGGTGATGAGGGTCCGCGCTTGTTATAGTAGATTCGCACATAGAAATTTTTGAGCACAATGGTGCATTGTCAGCGTCCATCAAGACAAAATCTAGGACATGGTTCGAGCAGTTTAAAACCCCGCATAATTGAACAAGGTTGTTAAAGTTCAAGCAGTCAACAAAGCAGGAGCCCGCCGCTGAGTTTGTGTGCGGTTCAAATATTTGGCCGTGTGAACCATGCGTATTCCACGAAATAGAAGGCTGATTAAAATCGCCCAGCAAGAGTATACAATCATTGGTGCGTAATTTGCTTAATACTTCGCTCACACTGTCACgtaaaatgtttattattcGCATATCGGAGCTTGACCCCGGCGGAATGTAGACAGCACCAATGTACACAAAAGAGTTCGGGAACGCCAGCCTTACCCACACAGCTTCTAGGCTAGTAACACTAGTAGAGACTAAACTTGACGCATATTTAGACGAGCATACAATCATCACCAggccaggccatgtcagcacgacgtgctcaactgcgagcgggccattgaagaagaagaagaagaagaagacaatcATCAACCCTCCGCCTCGAGTGTGAATGCTAGTGTTAAACGAACGATCACAGCGAAAGCATTCGAAGCTTTCATCCAGAAACAAATTATTAGGGATATTGTCATCTAGCCACGTTTCAGTGAAGACTCCCACATCAAAGTCAGCTTCCTACAGTGCGAGACGAAAATCGACTAGTTTGGTTCTAAGGCCCCGAAGGTTTTGGTATGTAAAATATAGTTTCGATAACTTAGGCGCAGCGCAAGGACCACAACGTGAATTAGCTCGCTGAGTTTGATATTGGACGAAAGAAATCATCTACTTTCGGCTGATTTGGGCTAGTTTCACCACCAGCTGGACCTCGCCTCCTTTTACGCGGAGGGGCCACGGTTGCACGTGTAGCCTGCGACCAGGTACGGGGGGAGACGTAGTGATTCCTGGCGTTGACGCTGAAGACGTGCGTAGCGGAGTGTAGAAGTGTCCGGTTAGTGTAGTGAGGAGCGGTGTGGTAGTAGTGACCGTTTTGCATGGTGAGATGCGAGTGAGAGTGAGAGTGGTGAGTCAAGTAGTGCTGGTTGGTTTATACGATTCTCCTGGCGAACGTATTGTACAAACTCTCTGACTCGCAACCCAACAGGAGAGAACGCTTTCTCCCGACAGGACGTGGGGATTCGCACCTTGAAAGAGAGGGATCGGCGGGACGCCGGATCAATTCCCTTACCCAGGAGCGAGAAAGCGATCACATcatcggtgttttttttttttgcgtaggGTTCGCACCATTTATTTCCTTACAATACTAGTTTTTTAATATCACAAAATTACAATAAAGGTGCTAATCCCTATGGAGCTCCAATTGCCTCGCCAAACGCACTCCTTAGCGGCATAGTTTGGTGGGGCGAGCATCGTGCCGGCCACGGCCCTACTAACGGAGTTTCTCTCCTGCCTAATGTGGCGTTTTTTCCTCACTACGTTCTGTGGACAATCTATTAACAAAGCCTCACCTTCTACGCCGACGCTGCAGTCGTCTTACCTCCTGCAGCGCTGCATCGGCGGCGGTGAGGTCTCTCCGGGCAGCGAGAAGCTCCTCCTCCGTAACTGCTTCGTGCTCCCGGAGTAGCGCCTCGTTCCTTCCCTCCAGTAGCTCGTGGTTCGCACGTCTAGTTGTGCTGTTCCGTAACCGCCGGATGCGCAGCTGAATGTTGCGCAGCACCCTGGACCACTCCGACCTTGCCGCACACATCATCGGTGTCGAGCCGTCCTTGCACTGATGCAATTAATTGGGCCGTGTGACCATCGGTGCAATGCCCACTACATGCAGCCAGAAACGCGAAGGCCTTCTGTCCTGGGTGGCAATCAGAATCGGCGAGGAAGCAGTGTTTGATCCTGCAATAATATCGCGATCAATATTACGGCATCTTCCGACGATTGCTGCGAATGAGGCCGAGGACCGGGCCTGCTGGGTGGTCACAATGGCTTCATTATTTACGCCTTCGGTGATGGTCCTACGGGCCCGCGGAGTAGCGACCAGAGGATGGGATGGATCAGGTTGTACGCAGTCTCGCCTGAATTGCGCTGGACAGCCAAGGCTCGACGAAGGCATCAACGCGCGC contains:
- the LOC131291213 gene encoding uncharacterized protein LOC131291213, which codes for MEPNYTQEELLEHIRQLTNTQNELVREMNSLKARSSESIINFRTPDSIRYLPTYEGKKHETRAWIEDVESALQLFDEYKNSAIYDQIVRAVKSKITGEAREAIIAAENVSTWPEIKEVLQNFFDDKRDLASHLQTLFYEKQGNKTLLEYYNNLKSVSSKIRAITAVTEEYKNSIEGVHHLIGVITLTRFIDGLEGSLSSYVRCSKPKNIDEAYSISAEYTNAAYRKKLERIPIQDRKQKPDTYELPSTSYGSRKIRQSPKPLPGRYEPLQITASDASMRTVNSKMQINNNDVEQFANTNDTELDELNFRMDQKKKEEL